In a single window of the Patescibacteria group bacterium genome:
- a CDS encoding pilin, whose product MIFYKLLTKFFIFSILLIAVFLTNYAFAQEGLPDPLGGKTLLGLAETIVKWLMQIAVPLTAIMTIWGAILMMTAMGNPQKIKQAQGALTWAVAGLVVIIILQGLFEFGQTTISEAEGLSDLLNTIQQYLLFIGGPLSIVIFLYGSYLLGTAKPENVKTGKNILIWTSVALAIISIFTVANLINIINQLAK is encoded by the coding sequence ATGATTTTTTACAAATTATTGACCAAATTTTTTATTTTTTCTATATTGTTAATAGCAGTATTTTTAACAAATTATGCGTTTGCTCAAGAAGGACTTCCTGATCCTTTGGGAGGTAAAACTCTTTTAGGATTAGCTGAAACGATTGTTAAATGGCTAATGCAGATTGCTGTGCCGTTAACTGCGATTATGACAATCTGGGGTGCAATTTTGATGATGACAGCAATGGGCAATCCTCAAAAAATTAAACAAGCCCAAGGCGCTTTAACTTGGGCGGTAGCTGGATTAGTGGTAATCATTATTTTGCAAGGTTTATTTGAGTTTGGGCAGACCACTATTTCTGAAGCAGAAGGATTATCCGATTTATTAAATACTATTCAGCAATATTTACTTTTTATTGGAGGCCCATTATCAATAGTTATATTTTTATACGGCTCCTATTTATTAGGAACTGCTAAACCCGAAAATGTTAAAACAGGAAAAAATATTTTAATTTGGACTTCGGTTGCTTTGGCAATTATTAGTATTTTTACCGTCGCCAATCTTATCAATATTATTAATCAATTGGCAAAATAA